In Candidatus Brocadia sp., the following proteins share a genomic window:
- the hflC gene encoding protease modulator HflC: MKKTVIIITIISVAAVLICLKASLYVVDVRLQAVITQFGKPIRTVTEPGLYGKVPFIQEVRYFDKRLLDWIGEPSDILTRDKENIGVGTWARWKIIDPLRFYTSLGTEARGQGVLDEVIESAVKNVVSAYTLKEVLRNTNRKLEYTTKELEEAEDIKKVLIKMGRDNIVEEIRKMAARALESRYGIELVDVRIKYINYVEAVIPKIYDRMRSERIRIANKYESEGRKEEAEILGSMKRELERIESEGYRTAEEIKGQADAEAVKIYAEAYEKAPEFYSFTKTLETYESTFNKQTHFILSTDGEYFRYLKSFQHEGKPAQD, translated from the coding sequence ATGAAAAAGACGGTTATTATCATTACAATCATCTCTGTGGCTGCCGTATTAATATGTCTAAAGGCATCGTTATATGTTGTGGACGTACGGTTACAGGCTGTTATCACACAATTTGGGAAGCCTATTCGAACAGTTACAGAACCCGGACTTTATGGAAAAGTGCCTTTCATTCAGGAGGTCAGATATTTTGACAAGCGATTGCTGGATTGGATAGGAGAACCAAGCGATATCCTGACGAGAGACAAGGAAAATATCGGTGTAGGTACCTGGGCAAGATGGAAAATCATTGATCCACTAAGATTCTATACCTCTTTAGGAACAGAGGCGCGAGGTCAAGGGGTACTGGATGAGGTAATCGAATCGGCAGTCAAAAACGTGGTCAGTGCATATACCTTAAAGGAAGTCTTAAGAAATACTAATCGTAAGTTGGAATATACGACAAAGGAATTAGAAGAGGCGGAAGATATTAAAAAGGTATTGATCAAAATGGGCCGCGACAATATCGTTGAAGAAATCAGGAAAATGGCTGCACGCGCACTGGAAAGTCGTTATGGGATTGAGCTGGTGGATGTTCGGATAAAGTACATTAATTATGTGGAGGCCGTCATTCCCAAGATATACGATCGAATGCGCTCCGAACGTATCCGTATTGCCAACAAGTACGAATCAGAGGGACGGAAAGAAGAGGCCGAAATCCTGGGTTCCATGAAAAGGGAACTGGAACGTATAGAATCAGAAGGATATCGCACCGCAGAGGAAATCAAGGGGCAGGCAGATGCCGAGGCCGTGAAGATCTATGCCGAGGCATACGAAAAGGCGCCTGAATTTTATTCCTTTACAAAAACCCTGGAAACCTACGAATCGACCTTTAATAAACAAACCCATTTCATCCTTAGCACTGATGGAGAATACTTCAGGTATCTGAAGAGTTTCCAACACGAAGGCAAACCAGCGCAAGACTAA